TCCGAAAGCATCACAAGGCACAAGATCAACAGGCTGCCTGTGGTCGAGGATGAGAAACTTGTCGGAATTGTCACACGCGGAGATATCATCCGCGGACTTGGTAAACTGTAAAGGGATTATATGAATTTCATTGAAGGCGGTATCTGTGCGGTAAAAGGCGTACGTGCCGGCGGTATCAAACCCACAAAGATGGGAATGGCGGTCGTTCAGGCTGAGGGAAATGCTGCCGGGGTGTATACCAGGAACAAGGTAATTGCAGCTCCGCTGGTGGTAACTAGGGAGCATATCTCAAAGAACGGCAGGCTAGCCGGACTGATCGTTAACAGTGGCAATGCAAATGCTTTCACAGGTACTCAGGGTCTTGATGATGCCAGAACCATGGCGTCCATACTTGCATCAAAACTGGGTGTCCATGAAGAAGTCATAGGCGTGGCTTCCACTGGAGTTGTGGGACGTAAACTGGATACAGACTGGATCAGCAATCATCTGGATGAGGTCATGGAATCCATGGGCGAGGATGCAGATGCAAGCATGAAAGCAGCCCGCGCGATCATGACGACCGACACAGTCCCCAAGGAAGTTGCCATCGAGATGGAGTCCGGTGTCCGCATTGGAGGTATCGCCAAGGGTTCAGGTATGATCGAGCCGAATATGGGTACCATGCTTGCCTTCGTCTACACGGATGCAGAAGTATCATCCGATGTGTTGGAGTCGTGCCTGAAAGTTGCAGTTGACAAGAGCTTCAACATGATAGTGGTGGACGGTGATACGAGCACCAACGACATGGTACTGCTGACAGCCACAGGACAGTCCGGCATCACTCCCGAACAAACCGACCTTCAGGCAGGTCTTGACCTCGTACTCACCGAGCTTGCCAAGATGATAGCCATAGACGGCGAAGGAGCCACCAAGCTGATAGAATCCAAGGTCACAGGTGCAGCAAGTTCGGAAGATGCCCGCCTTGTCGCCAAGTCGATAGTCCGCTCCCCGCTGGTCAAATCCGCCATCTTCGGAGAGGATCCCAACTGGGGACGTGTCGTTGTGGCAGCAGGCTACTCAGGTGCCGATATGGACCAGACGAAGGTATCTCTCTCCTTCTCAGCCGGAACCGAGGTTGTCGAACTTGTAAAGGACGGTCAGGTTGTCAGGAACGATGAGGAAAGTCTGTCACAGCTCAAATCTATTATGGCTAAGGAAGAGATATGCATCATAACCGACCTCGGTATGGGACATGAGAGTGCGACTGCATGGGGCTGTGATTTGACGTACGATTATGTCAGGATCAATGCCGAGTATACGACCTAATACTTATTCGTGATCTGAGGGAGTAATCCCTCTGAGGTTCTTTTTACATTGTTGCTTTTTTTCCTTTTTCAAACTCTATTCTTTATTATTTTGAGCCAATTTAGAAAAATATATATAATGATTCTATTAATTGCTGTTGTAATTATTTTAATATGATTGGTAACCTAATAGACACTTTGATTTGACAGCAATAATTGGATAGTTATCATGTTTTCTCAAAAAAAGACAATTTACATACTTATATCCCTTTTATTCATCATCATAACATTCTTACCTCAGGTGTCTGCCACAAATGAACCGGTCCCGATCAAGGTTTCTTATCCATCTATAACCAATGTACATACAATGGATTTTTCTCCTGATGAAAAGTTCCTTGTAATTGGGGACTATTATGGAGATATCCTTATCTGGAATCTCGAGACTGGAGAGAACATATCTGATCCTAACAATGTAACAGAAAAAGAGCGTTTAATGGCTCTTCTTGGTAAACATGACAAAACACATGTGTATTCTGTAAAATTCTCTCCTGATGGAAAGTATGTTCTGACAGGAGGGACTCTATTTGATTTTGAATCATATGCTATAGGATACCGTGAACGTGACAACCCTGGAATTTCTATATCCGAGGTCTACTTATGGGATGTTGAAACAGGCGAATATCTAAAACACTATATGAAAAATGATGTAGTAACAAGTGTAGCATTTTCTCCTGATGGAAAGTACTATGCAGCTTCTTTTAGCAATGATATATCAAATGGAACTAACATTGTTAAAATTTGGTCAATATTGCCGCAAACATCAATCGTATCTCTGGAAAGTAACAATGACGAGGTATCCTCATTAGCATTTACTCCAGATGGTCGTTACCTTTCTGTGAATTACCTTAACGATGAAAAACCCTCAAAAACCATTTTTTGGGATTGGAAAAATGAAACTCCCAGCTTTAGTTTGAACACAGGGTCTCTAGAAGAGATTCAATTTTCAAATGATGGAAGTATATTTGCAGGTCGTTCCAGAAATACGAATTCAATACAAATATTCAATTCTACGAATGGAAATCTATATCGGGACTTTAAAATGTATGGGATGGCTGATTCATTTGTTTCATATGACCTTTCTCCAGATGGGAAATATGTTGCAGTTGTTTACGATGGCAATCTGCTGGTATGGGATGTTGATACCGAGGAAAAGATTGCAGACTTTTCTATGAGCTCAAATGCTTATTGGCTTGATTGTGTTTCTTTTTCTCCAAATATGACTTATCTTGCAAACGGTGGCGACCTTTTTGAGAGTTCGGAGTACTATCAATCAGCTGAGAAGGCATTTTCAAATGCATATGAAGATGGAATTTTCTTTGAGGTTTATAGTACAATGCTAAGCGGTGATGCTGTTTTTCTCTGGGACTTTCAGGATATAAAGGAAAATGAGTATATAGAGGATACATTGGATACACTTTTTTATATCACCAGAATAGCTTTTGCTGTCACTTCTATTCTGGTTTTTTTCATAATATTCTTTATTGCCCCGATACGAAGAAAGAAAGCTGAAAAGTAGTGGTTTCATGTATCTTTTTTGAAATATGAAAAACATTTCAGGGCCGAAATATAGAATAACAATACAATAGTTAGGGTATCTGAGGAAGACAATGTACAAAATATACGTGGACGGACAGCATGGAACCACTGGCTTACTGGTAAATGAACGTCTGGCGAACCATCCAGAGGTGGAGATTCTGGAAATTCCCTACGAAAAGCGCCATGACAGGGAACTAAGGAAGAATTTGCTCAACGAGGCTGACCTGGTATTCCTCTGCCTTCCGGATGAAGCGGTCGAAGATACCGTGGGTCTGGTCACAAATCCGAACACGAAGATCATCGACGCATCAACAGCTAACCGTATCAATGATTCATGGGCTTACGGATTACCCGAACTCTCCGCCGCACACAGGGAAAAGGTGGCCGGTGCAAGCAGGGTTTCCAACCCCGGCTGCCACGCAACGGCATCTATCGTTGCACTGTATCCACTGGTAGAGGAAGGCATCATTTCAAAGGAAACAGCTGTCCCGTTGTTCTCGATCACCGGCTACACCGGTGGCGGGAAGAAAATGATCGAAACCTATGAAACTACAGAATTGCAGGCCTACAAAGCACCAAGGCAATACGCATTGGGTCTTACTCACAAGCATGTGCCTGAGATCATGGTTCAATCCGGTTTAAAGGTGAATCCTATTCTCATGCCGGTAGTTTCTAATTTTCCAAGGGGACTGGCGGTCACATTGCCTCTGTCCGTGAAGGATCTGGAAATATCAGTTACAAAACAGGCCTTGTATGAGCTCTACCGGAAATATTATGGAGATTCCATATTCATCCGTGTTCACGTAGTTGATGAGACAGAGGATCTGGTGGATAATGCCTTTGATGTGCAGGGAAGCAATGATACAAACTATCTGGACCTTTACATTTACGGCAACGAGGAGCAGATACAGGTGATTTCCCGTCTTGACAATCTGGGCAAAGGTGCTTCAGGCGCAGCCATACAGAACATGAACATCATGCTTGGCATGGATGAGACGACCGGTCTTTTGTGAGGCCGGTTGTGTTTTTGGAATTATCATTTAGGTAGATTCCAAATATATAATTATAGAATCCCCCAGTTGAAAGGAAAATTCAGCTATGTCTATCTGGCAATCTTGTTGCTTAAATAGGGGAAATATCTGTTTTTAAACCCAGTTTCAATCAATACGATAAAAATAAATATGATTCATTGATTTTATATATTCCTGTAATATTTTTTCAAATTCCATTGATATATTTGAAACTTGTTACCAACTTATGAGTTCATCACCATGACAGAATACAAAAAGAAGATTGCTTCGATTATTTTCTTGTTACTCTTAATGTCCATAGTTCCAGGAGTAATGACAGATGTCTGGGATTTTGTCTCTCCAGCAAAATCACTTGACGAGTTTGAGCCCTATAAAACATCACTCGTAGCTGGAAGTGGTGTGAAAAATATAGACATTTCACCTGATGGAAAATTTGTTGTAAGCAGCACACTTGGGATAGTAAACCTATGGGATACAGCGGATCTCGACTTACTCTATGGTTATCATGTTATGAATGATGAAAGCGGTGCTACTGTAAAACAACGTGAACCATACTACAATCTTGTAGACATTGAGTTTTCTAAACCAGGAAACTACTATTTAGTAGGTTCCAATAGCAATCATCCGCATTATGGCGGAATGACAGCATCACATCTGACACTTTACAACATGACACATAGCATAGGTGTTGCAAGCAGAACTTTCAGAACTCATCAGATAAACGATATTCTCATAGAAGATACCGCTATTTCCCCGGACGAAACTACCTATGCTGCCTGTACGGAAATGACTGCAAACCCTGAGAGTTGTACAATAACTTTATGGGATATTGAAACTGGCGAAGTTGTGAATTCAATTACAAGTGATAATTACAAAGCAACCTCGATCACATTCACACCTGATGGAAAATATCTGGTTGCAAGTTTTGACAACAGTATCAACCCTGACAGAATAGTTGTTTTTGATCTGGAAAATGAAGAGATTGTCAGGACGATAAAGGAAAGGGCGGTTGCTGACCTTCAATTCTCTGATGATGGAAATATCCTTGCGGCAGGTAGTATTTATCGCAGTGAGGTAATTGTCTGGGATGGAAACTCTTACGAGGAACTGTACCGTTTGAGGGGATTGGAACTTTCACCTGACAGCACTGCATTGTCAAGGGATAGAAAGTATATCATGGCTATGGACTATTCCAGGCTTATCGTATGGGATATCGAGTCGAAAAGAAAGATTGTGAGTAGCAGACATCGAAAAATTGATTTTGTAGATTCATTCTCATCAGGTACGTTCTCAGATGATGGAAAGTATGTTGTAATAGCATTAGTAGTAAAGAGAGGTTCCGAGTATACTATACAGCCCGATTATAACTCAGGAATGGTCTTTATCTATGATTTTGAAGAGATATTGGATGCTTATTATGAATAAGTATCCATGCGTTTACCCATTTAATCCCTCTACTCACATCCAATCTTTATATATAAATTCCAGTCATATCCTATATTCACCGGGTGTGAGTTATGGAAATAGAAGATTGGGAGAAGAAATACGCAAAAGCATTTGAGAATATCAAAGCTTCATTGGGCGATATCAGGGGAGTTTTCGTAGCCTATAATAGTAACATCGATGCTATCAAGCACATAAAAGAAGAGGAAATGAAGAAGCTTGTGGGCATCATTGGTTGCGGTTCCATCCAGAAGAGGGTTGTGGAGTATCCCCGTGTGATCGATGATCCGGTTGATTTCATGGCGAGGCTTGTAATCTCAATGCGTGACGGGAAGGCTGCGGAAGTGCCAACCCATACTACTGATATCCATGACTGGCTCATGGACAATCTTGTCTTTGATTATGCCCGGATGGGGGGACAGGCTGGCATCATGTCCAACCTGCTGGCAAACCTGGGACTGAACAACGTTATCACCTATGTGCCGTGGTTATCCCGGGAGCAGGCCGAATACTTCGTGGATTCACCCAACCTGAAATATCCTTTCATCGAGGACGGAAAACTAATTCTAAGACACCCCATGCATATCCGGGACCGTGAGCAAAAGCCCAAGGTGAACTGGATAATAGAGTACTCAAAGGGAACCAAAGTCTGCTGTGCAGGGGAATGCTTCAAAGTGCCCAGGGACAACCGTCTTATTGTCTCATCCAGACCCGACTGGCTACGGATCAATATGGACAGTAAGATATACGAGAAGCTTCCCCAGATCCGGGATCAGATCGACGGAGCCATACTTGCAGGTTATCAGATCATCAGGGAGGATTACGGAGATGGCCTGAGCTATCATCACTATGTTGAGAGGGCTGTCAATGTTATCGAATCCCTCAAAGAGTGTAATCCCGACATGCCTATCCATGTTGAGTTCACGTCCATACAGAACAAGGTTATCCGAAAAGCAATACTGACCGATATAGTGAAAAAGCATGTAACTTCTCTTGGCCTTGATACGATCGAGGTTGCCAATGCCCTTAATGTACTGGGTTACGAGCGCCTGGCCTACGATGCCATGGGTAAAGATGAGGATAGCGTCATTGCCCTTTACAAAGGTGCGATCATACTCCTTGAAAAGCTTGAGTTGGAGGTAGTCAACATACACTCGCTCGGCCACTTCATGTCCCTTGTATCACAGGAAAGCCCGATTGATGTGGAGGACTACAGGGAAGCACTTCTGTTTGCTTCAATACTTGCTGCTACCCAGGCATCAACAGGCGGTATCAGCAGTATAGAAGATGCGGAAATAGGTCTCAGGGTTCCTGTTTATGAAAAGGGATATGAGAATCTGTACAGCCTGGCCTCGTATCTTGTAAGGCAGGGTATCTGCACCATGGAAGATTTCGAGAACGGGTGTGTAAATGCTCTTGGACACAGTCTCGTGATCGTACCTACAAAAGTAGTAAAAGACCCTGTTGGCACCGTAGGCATAGGGGATGCTATCTCGGCAGGAACTTTTATTGCAATGCTGACCAAGATCAAAGAAAAGGGCAGAGTGAAATGCCCGGAGTAGATGCATGAATATTCTCTGCGCTTATAATGCCAATATCGATGCCATCTATAAGGTGGACGGTCAGAAGATGTCCGAAATTGCTGAAGGATATAAGGAGGAAATAGCTGAGAAGATGAAAGATCCTCCGGGTCATATATCTTCTATACCTGATTTCTTTGCAGGGCTCTTTATATGCATGAGGCATGGAACCGGTGCCGAATGGTTGATTCGGGACAAAGAGGTATTCAACTGGCTTCGGACTAACTTTCTGAAAGCTTCGTTCATGAGGATGGGCGGCAATATGGGTATTATGGCAAATGTCCTCTCTGAACTCGGCGCATCCAGGGTGGTTCCAAATGTGGCAAATCCATCCGAGTTGCAGATGTCTTTTTTCTCGGAAAGGGCAATATACATTCCAGATGGAGGTGAAGCAGTAAGCAGCAGGGATCAGGAAATATTGGCAAAACATATTGGCGATGAAGGTGAGCTGATACATTTTGTCTTTGATTTCAAACAGGGTGACAGCTTTGTTTTTTCCGGGAATGGGATATCAGTACCCAGAGAGAATAGGTTCATTGCAAGCTATGATCCGCTAAATCTGGAACTTCACATCGATGAACAGTTCAGGAACTATGCTCTTGAACATATAAATGAAATGGACGGGGCGCTTATCTCGGGTTATCATCTGCTCAGAGAAGAGTATCCTGACGGGAGCAGCTATAAGGAAAAGCTTAACAGATCAATAAAACAGCTGAGTGAGTGGAAAAAGCGAAACAAACACCTGCATATCCATGCTGAGCTGGGACATTTTGAATCGGAAGAAATGGCAAATGATGTGTTCAACAGTCTGGTTCCGGTTGTTGATAATATCGGATTGAACGAGGATGAGCTCGCAACACTGGCCCGTATGAATGAACTGGATGCTGCGGGCATTCTTGAAATGGATTCAAGAGCCATAATTGAAACTGCAGTGTCCCTGTGCAAAGCTTCAGGTCAGAAAAGGCTACAGGTTCATACACACGAGTTTGTTTTGTCGGTGTCATCAGATACACGCTCAGAAGCGGAGCAGGTACTTGAGTCACTGCACTTCGGGGTGGACTGTGCTGCAACTTTTGCATGCTACGGTAAACTCTACAGCCGGGAAGAACTTCTGCAGATCGCTTCCAGTATAAGTGAAAGTAAGACCGGTAAAAAGCAGATGCAGAAGATCATCGACTACATCCCTCCCGGTGAGTATGACATTACAAGAAGATACTCTGTTTTCAGGAAATACCGGGGATATTCCATATGTGCCGTTCCGACACGAATCTGCGCTGAGCCGGTAGCAACCGTAGGACTTGGAGACACGATCTCTTCCGCTATATTCTTAAGAGAACTCGAACTTAGAGCATGACAATGTACACACTTTTCCGTGAGAACTTCAACCTGGAATATACGCTTGATTGCGGCCAGGTTTTCAGATGGGATTATATCGACGGCTGGTGGACAGGGGTGGTCAACGGTGATGTGGTACGCCTTCAGCAGGATCCAAAAAGCGGTGAGGTTCTGGTGGATTCAGGATTACCAGAGTCTTTTTTTGAGAATTATTTCCGCTTTGACGATGACCTCGATACAATCCTGCAGGAGGTCAATAAGGATGAGTTCATGGATGAAGCTATAAGGAAATACAGGGGTCTGCGTCTGATAAGACAGGATCCATGGGAATGCCTCATATCCTATATACTTGCAACCGCCTGGAGTATTCCCAATATCAAACGCGGTATTTCCATGCTGTGCAAAAATTACGGGGAGGAAATAGAGGAAGGCTACTATAGTTTTCCAGATCCTGCTTCACTTATACATGCATGTGACGAGGACATGAGGGCCTGCAAGCTTGGTTTCAGGGGCGGACGTGTTATAAAGGCAGCAAGGCATGTGGAGGAAGGGAACCTTGTGCTGGATGACATTTTCAAAATGGATTATGATGCTGCAAAACAGAGGCTGATGTTCCTTGAAGGCATAGGGGAAAAGGTTGCGGACTGCATACTCCTTTTTGCGTTTGAGAAAATGGAGGCTTTCCCGGTTGATACTCATGTGGAAAAGGTTGTAAGGACCATATACGGAAATCAGGATTACTTCAACGGTGTTGTTACAAAAAGCAAGATAGGTAACTGGGGTCGTATGTATTTCGGAAGATACTGTGGATATGCACAGCAGTACTTCTTTTACCAGAAAAGACAGGAAGGCCTGCTTTGAGTTTATGGAATTCCGTTTTTTTGCCACTTTCTCATAAACACCCGGAAATCAGCATCTCTGATATTGCAGAGTTGTTTATTTTCAAGTATCATGTGTTCTTTTTTCACAGCTTTTGAAAGCTGCTTACCCATGGAACAGTCCGTCAGCCTGTTTTCAAGGACTTCTCTTGCAGTGGGGAACTTCCTTCTGATATCCGCAACATATCTTCCATCCTCAATGTAGAGTGCAAAAGTTTCATCTGCTCCTTCATACTTGGACCTGAAACCCTGTGAATGATCGCGTACCCATATAGGGGGTCCATGATGCTTTTTCACCAGAGGGAGAGCTGATGAGAGTAACTCTATAACCACAACAGAATCTTCACCTGACCATGTGCCGCTATTTATTACGGTAAACTCATATTGCTCAAGAAGTGCCTTCACACTTATTTCCATTTTATCAAGCTGGGGATACAGGACGTCTTCGACAAGGTCCGGAGTCTTAAAGACAATTGCCAGAAAGGAGCTTCCACGCTCTTCTATGATTCCGGATATTTCATCGTCATTCAGGGGTTTTTGCGGTTTTGGAAAAAAGAATTCCAGTGAAGGCCTGTCTAGATATGATCTGCATATTTCAATGAAGCGGGCAAATTTGTCAACTGAAAGTGCAGCAGCAACGTTTCTCCCGGGGTCAGTGGGGTCGACGACCACAAGAGGCTCTTCATGCTTAGCGGTCCCATGTCCCAGCAGATCGATGACCATTCCGGGCTTCCACTCGCATGCGTCTGAGACAACGTCCTTGAAAGAACCATAGTGGATTATCAGTAATTCAGCAAGGTAGCCGGAAAATCCCTGGGTGCGAAGTTCGGAACCATAGACGCCTGTACCCTTCATTAACTGTTTTAACAGCAGTACCTCATCCTGGAGTTCATCTATATGTTCTTTTACAAAACTGTTATGGAAGGGTGTCCTGTCAACTGCCGATTTGATACAGGATGCCGAGTTGACCGCAAAGCATGGCACCAGATCCACGTCGAATCCCCTGTATCTCATATTAAGATACGGATGCTCGGCATATCTCTCTTCAAAAGCCTCCGCATCTTTTGCGATCTCCCTTGAAATCAGAAGGCCGGATTCTTCAAGTTCCTCCCTGCTGGTCTCCTCAGGAAATGAGATAAAAATATCAAGATCATGGGTGCCTGATATCCACGTTCCTCTGGCAGCAGAACCCACAAGCATTGCTCTGCCAATGTCGATATCCATTTTTCGGGCAGTATCAGTTGCTTTTTCGAGCAGTTCATCCACTACCATGAAAAGTTTTCTTTTCTCCTCATCGGAAGGCTTGATCTTCTTCAGAACTTCCTTTTGGATATCCTCTCCAGGTTTATCTGCTGCGGTCATGGTTCTCCCAGTTGATATTGTTTTTCAGATACCAGGTTATGTGTGAATAAAGATAAGCCGGGCTGCTGCTAAGTGTATAATTCTCTGTGAAATCAGGACTGGGACTTTTCCTGACTATTTTCCCCATTAAAAAGCCCGATATTCTCTTTTTTGATAACATGGTTGTGGTTCTTATAACCAAGAATATCGGCTATCATGTTTGTGTGCTTGCCCTTTATCTTTTCCAGTTCCCCGGAAGTGTAGTCTGTAATTCCCTTGGCAAAGGTTTCTCCATCACATTTTATCTCTATGATATCTCCCCGATCAAAAACACCTTCCACATTAACGATACCCGAGGGCAGCAGGCTCATGCTGTTAAGAATGGCATCCCTTGCACCGGTATCCACTTCAACCGATCCGCATGTTTTTGAAAGCAGTATCCATCTTATCCTGTTCTTATGGATTTCCTCATTGGCAACGAACAGAGTGCCTATTTCCTCGGCATCCAGGATATTTTTAACAACGTTCTCCACATTGCTGTTAGCAATTACCATGTTGCAGCCGGACATATGGCAGATCTTGGCAGCTTCGATCTTCGTTCTCATTCCTCCGACCCCTTTCATACTGGTCGGACTGCCTCCATAGCTTTCCACTTCGGGTGTGATCTCCTCTATAACACTTATGAACTTTGCATCATGATTCCGTTTTGGGTTCTTGTCATAGAGGCCATCGATATCTGACAGTATTATCAGAAGGTCGGCTTCGATCTTGCTTGCCACCATAGCAGAGAGCTTATCATTATCGCCGAAGGTAGCTTCGATCTCATTGACGCAGATCGGGTCGTTCTCATTGATTATAGGGATCACGCCATAGCTGAGCAATGTGGATATACTGTTTCTCAGGTTCAGGTAAGTGAGTCTGCTGGAAAATGATTCGTATGTAATAAGGATCTGCGCGACCTTGAGGTTATGTCTGGAGAAAGAATTGCTCCACTCCTGCATGAGCACACTCTGTCCCACTGCTGCACAGGCCTGTCTTACCGGAATTTCCCGCGGTCTTTTCTCAAAGCTAAGCATATCGATGCCGATTCCTATGGCACCGGAGCTAACAAGGATAACTTTCTTCCCCATCTCATGCAGAGCGGCAACCTGGGAAGCGATATTGTCCATGAAAGGGTGATTCAGCTTTTCCTCCTCTGTATTGATGGAAGAGGTACCGATCTTAATTACGATTTTATCGATATCGTCAAAGATATCCTTCCGGTCGATCAAAGATACGCCTCTGTTCTGAAGTTGTTTCTGATAGCCATTTATTCCAGTGTAGTGTCAAGTACGTCCGAGGCCTTCCTGTTGATCTTCCTGTGGGTGAACTTACGGGCCTCGGGTCCTGCGTAATCTGCA
The window above is part of the Methanolobus zinderi genome. Proteins encoded here:
- the proB gene encoding glutamate 5-kinase, which produces MIDRKDIFDDIDKIVIKIGTSSINTEEEKLNHPFMDNIASQVAALHEMGKKVILVSSGAIGIGIDMLSFEKRPREIPVRQACAAVGQSVLMQEWSNSFSRHNLKVAQILITYESFSSRLTYLNLRNSISTLLSYGVIPIINENDPICVNEIEATFGDNDKLSAMVASKIEADLLIILSDIDGLYDKNPKRNHDAKFISVIEEITPEVESYGGSPTSMKGVGGMRTKIEAAKICHMSGCNMVIANSNVENVVKNILDAEEIGTLFVANEEIHKNRIRWILLSKTCGSVEVDTGARDAILNSMSLLPSGIVNVEGVFDRGDIIEIKCDGETFAKGITDYTSGELEKIKGKHTNMIADILGYKNHNHVIKKENIGLFNGENSQEKSQS